One segment of Thamnophis elegans isolate rThaEle1 chromosome 16, rThaEle1.pri, whole genome shotgun sequence DNA contains the following:
- the DNAJA4 gene encoding dnaJ homolog subfamily A member 4 isoform X2 has translation MVKETGYYDTLGVKPNATSDEIKRAYRKLALKYHPDKNPSEGERFKLISQAYEVLSDPKRRDLYDQGGEQAIKEGSVSGGNFSSPMDIFDMFFGGAGRMNRERRGKNVVHQLSITLEDLYMGATRKLALQKNVICDKCKGYGGKKGAVEKCPTCKGRGVQVLVQQIGPGMVQQIQTVCPDCKGQGERINPKDRCTNCSGNKVVREKKIIEIHIDKGMKDGQKLVFHGEGDQEPDLEPGDVIIVLDQKDHSVYQRRGNDLVMKMKIQLTEALCGFKKTVETLDDRVLLISSKPGEVIKHGDIKSIVNEGMPIYKSPLEKGSLIIQFLVAFPEHHWLSNDQLPLLEALLPPREEVMVSEDMDQVDLVEFDPKERTYRNHGEAYEEDEEGPRTGVQCQTS, from the exons ATGGTGAAGGAAACCGGTTATTACGACACTCTGGGAGTGAAACCCAACGCCACCTCCGATGAAATTAAGCGTGCCTACCGCAAGTTAGCATTGAAGTACCATCCTGACAAGAACCCCAGCGAGGGCGAGCGG ttTAAGCTCATTTCCCAGGCCTACGAGGTCCTGTCGGATCCGAAGAGGCGAGATCTCTATGACCAAGGTGGCGAACAAGCCATTAAGGAAGGCAGCGTGAGCGGCGGCAATTTCTCTTCGCCCATGGACATCTTCGACATGTTCTTTGGCGGCGCTGGCCGGATGAATCGAGAAAGGAGAG GTAAGAATGTGGTCCATCAGTTGAGCATCACTCTGGAAGACTTGTACATGGGAGCCACAAGGAAACTGGCCCTTCAGAAGAACGTTATCTGTGACAAGTGCAAAG gTTACGGTGGGAAAAAGGGGGCCGTAGAAAAATGCCCCACCTGCAAAGGGCGAGGCGTTCAGGTGTTGGTCCAGCAGATTGGGCCCGGCATGGTGCAACAGATCCAGACCGTGTGTCCGGACTGCAAAGGCCAAGGGGAACGGATAAACCCCAAGGACAGGTGTACCAACTGCAGCGGCAACAAGGTGGTTAGAGAGAAGAAAATCATCGAAATCCACATCGATAAAG GTATGAAAGATGGCCAGAAACTTGTCTTTCACGGAGAAGGTGATCAGGAACCTGACCTAGAACCGGGAGACGTCATTATTGTCCTGGATCAGAAAGACCACTCTGTATATCAGAGGAGAGGCAACGACCTAGTGATGAAAATGAAAATCCAGCTGACGGAGGCCTTGTGCGGCTTCAAGAAGACCGTGGAGACGCTGGATGACAGGGTCCTTTTAATATCCTCCAAACCAG GTGAAGTGATCAAGCACGGAGACATTAAGAGCATCGTAAACGAAGGGATGCCGATTTATAAATCTCCCTTGGAAAAAGGTTCTTTAATCATCCAGTTTCTG GTTGCCTTCCCCGAGCATCACTGGCTTTCCAACGATCAGCTCCCTCTCTTAGAAGCTCTGCTGCCTCCCCGGGAGGAAGTGATGGTTTCCGAAGACATGGATCAAGTCGACCTGGTCGAATTCGACCCCAAAGAACGAACTTACCGAAACCACGGTGAAGCCTACGAAGAGGACGAGGAAGGCCCGAGGACGGGGGTCCAGTGCCAGACCTCGTGA
- the WDR61 gene encoding WD repeat-containing protein 61 isoform X2 produces MTTQYSILFKQEQAHDDAIWSVAWGKNRNDGSETVISGSLDDLVKVWKWNEEKLDLKWTLEGHQLGVVSVDISHTGTVAASSSLDAHIRIWDLDTGKQIRSIDAGPVDAWSLAFSPDSQYVATGSHIGKVNIFGVETGKKEYSLDTRGKFILSIAYSPDGKYLASGAIDGIINIFDIATGKLVHTLEGHAMPIRSLTFSPDSQLLVTASDDGYIKIYDVQHANLAGTLSGHGSWVLNVAFCPDDTHFVSSSSDKTVKVWDVPSRTCAHTFFDHQDQVWGVQYNGNGSKIVSVGDDQEIHVYDCPV; encoded by the exons ATGACAACTCAG tATAGCATCCTCTTCAAGCAAGAACAAG cgcACGACGATGCAATTTGGTCGGTTGCTTGGGGCAAAAACAGAAACGACGGCTCGGAGACCGTAATCTCAGGCTCTCTGGATGATCTGGTGAAAGTCTGGAAATG GAATGAGGAGAAGCTGGACCTCAAGTGGACTTTAGAAGGCCATCAGCTGGGTGTCGTTTCTGTGGACATCAGTCATACAGGCACCGTTGCTGCGTCCAGCTCGTTAGATGCTCACATCCGCATTTGGGACTTGGACACTGGCAAGCAGATCAGGTCAATCGATGCTGGGCCAG TGGACGCTTGGTCGCTGGCTTTTTCTCCCGACTCCCAGTATGTGGCGACCGGAAGCCACATTGGGAAAGTCAACATATTTGGCGTGGAGACGGGAAAAAAGGAATATTCCTTGGACACTCGAGGGAAATTCATCCTCAGCATCGCTTAC AGTCCAGATGGAAAATACCTAGCCAGTGGAGCGATCGATGGGATTATCAATATTTTTGATATTGCAACCGGGAAACTTGTCCACACGCTGGAAG gtCACGCCATGCCTATCCGTTCCTTGACGTTTTCTCCAGACTCTCAGCTGCTTGTTACAGCATCAGATGATGGCTACATCAAGATATACGATGT ACAGCATGCCAACTTGGCGGGCACTCTGAGTGGCCATGGATCTTGGGTATTAAATGTAGCCTTTTGCCCTGATGATACCCATTTTGTTTCCAG CTCGTCAGACAAAACGGTCAAAGTCTGGGACGTGCCTTCCAGGACCTGCGCCCACACCTTCTTCGACCACCAAGACCAG GTCTGGGGCGTGCAGTACAACGGGAACGGCTCAAAAATCGTCTCCGTTGGGGACGATCAGGAAATCCACGTTTACGATTGTCCCGTATAA
- the WDR61 gene encoding WD repeat-containing protein 61 isoform X1, protein MTTQYSILFKQEQAHDDAIWSVAWGKNRNDGSETVISGSLDDLVKVWKWNEEKLDLKWTLEGHQLGVVSVDISHTGTVAASSSLDAHIRIWDLDTGKQIRSIDAGPVDAWSLAFSPDSQYVATGSHIGKVNIFGVETGKKEYSLDTRGKFILSIAYSPDGKYLASGAIDGIINIFDIATGKLVHTLEGHAMPIRSLTFSPDSQLLVTASDDGYIKIYDVQHANLAGTLSGHGSWVLNVAFCPDDTHFVSSSSDKTVKVWDVPSRTCAHTFFDHQDQVGRSQAGDALRGSPSSSSPAVLLSNSLGLFLSRP, encoded by the exons ATGACAACTCAG tATAGCATCCTCTTCAAGCAAGAACAAG cgcACGACGATGCAATTTGGTCGGTTGCTTGGGGCAAAAACAGAAACGACGGCTCGGAGACCGTAATCTCAGGCTCTCTGGATGATCTGGTGAAAGTCTGGAAATG GAATGAGGAGAAGCTGGACCTCAAGTGGACTTTAGAAGGCCATCAGCTGGGTGTCGTTTCTGTGGACATCAGTCATACAGGCACCGTTGCTGCGTCCAGCTCGTTAGATGCTCACATCCGCATTTGGGACTTGGACACTGGCAAGCAGATCAGGTCAATCGATGCTGGGCCAG TGGACGCTTGGTCGCTGGCTTTTTCTCCCGACTCCCAGTATGTGGCGACCGGAAGCCACATTGGGAAAGTCAACATATTTGGCGTGGAGACGGGAAAAAAGGAATATTCCTTGGACACTCGAGGGAAATTCATCCTCAGCATCGCTTAC AGTCCAGATGGAAAATACCTAGCCAGTGGAGCGATCGATGGGATTATCAATATTTTTGATATTGCAACCGGGAAACTTGTCCACACGCTGGAAG gtCACGCCATGCCTATCCGTTCCTTGACGTTTTCTCCAGACTCTCAGCTGCTTGTTACAGCATCAGATGATGGCTACATCAAGATATACGATGT ACAGCATGCCAACTTGGCGGGCACTCTGAGTGGCCATGGATCTTGGGTATTAAATGTAGCCTTTTGCCCTGATGATACCCATTTTGTTTCCAG CTCGTCAGACAAAACGGTCAAAGTCTGGGACGTGCCTTCCAGGACCTGCGCCCACACCTTCTTCGACCACCAAGACCAGGTAGGGAGATCACAAGCCGGAGATGCTCTTCGGGGCAgcccatcatcatcatccccgGCGGTCCTTCTTTCTAACTCGCTGGGCCTCTTTCTCTCCCGCCCGTAG
- the DNAJA4 gene encoding dnaJ homolog subfamily A member 4 isoform X1, with protein MVKETGYYDTLGVKPNATSDEIKRAYRKLALKYHPDKNPSEGERFKLISQAYEVLSDPKRRDLYDQGGEQAIKEGSVSGGNFSSPMDIFDMFFGGAGRMNRERRGKNVVHQLSITLEDLYMGATRKLALQKNVICDKCKGYGGKKGAVEKCPTCKGRGVQVLVQQIGPGMVQQIQTVCPDCKGQGERINPKDRCTNCSGNKVVREKKIIEIHIDKGMKDGQKLVFHGEGDQEPDLEPGDVIIVLDQKDHSVYQRRGNDLVMKMKIQLTEALCGFKKTVETLDDRVLLISSKPGGLGPFVGLRLCVNVELHLRFRPGVTLALPTGEVIKHGDIKSIVNEGMPIYKSPLEKGSLIIQFLVAFPEHHWLSNDQLPLLEALLPPREEVMVSEDMDQVDLVEFDPKERTYRNHGEAYEEDEEGPRTGVQCQTS; from the exons ATGGTGAAGGAAACCGGTTATTACGACACTCTGGGAGTGAAACCCAACGCCACCTCCGATGAAATTAAGCGTGCCTACCGCAAGTTAGCATTGAAGTACCATCCTGACAAGAACCCCAGCGAGGGCGAGCGG ttTAAGCTCATTTCCCAGGCCTACGAGGTCCTGTCGGATCCGAAGAGGCGAGATCTCTATGACCAAGGTGGCGAACAAGCCATTAAGGAAGGCAGCGTGAGCGGCGGCAATTTCTCTTCGCCCATGGACATCTTCGACATGTTCTTTGGCGGCGCTGGCCGGATGAATCGAGAAAGGAGAG GTAAGAATGTGGTCCATCAGTTGAGCATCACTCTGGAAGACTTGTACATGGGAGCCACAAGGAAACTGGCCCTTCAGAAGAACGTTATCTGTGACAAGTGCAAAG gTTACGGTGGGAAAAAGGGGGCCGTAGAAAAATGCCCCACCTGCAAAGGGCGAGGCGTTCAGGTGTTGGTCCAGCAGATTGGGCCCGGCATGGTGCAACAGATCCAGACCGTGTGTCCGGACTGCAAAGGCCAAGGGGAACGGATAAACCCCAAGGACAGGTGTACCAACTGCAGCGGCAACAAGGTGGTTAGAGAGAAGAAAATCATCGAAATCCACATCGATAAAG GTATGAAAGATGGCCAGAAACTTGTCTTTCACGGAGAAGGTGATCAGGAACCTGACCTAGAACCGGGAGACGTCATTATTGTCCTGGATCAGAAAGACCACTCTGTATATCAGAGGAGAGGCAACGACCTAGTGATGAAAATGAAAATCCAGCTGACGGAGGCCTTGTGCGGCTTCAAGAAGACCGTGGAGACGCTGGATGACAGGGTCCTTTTAATATCCTCCAAACCAGGTGGGCTCGGCCCCTTCGTTGGGCTGCGTTTGTGCGTAAATGTTGAGCTGCATTTACGTTTTAGACCCGGTGTAACCCTGGCTCTTCCAACAGGTGAAGTGATCAAGCACGGAGACATTAAGAGCATCGTAAACGAAGGGATGCCGATTTATAAATCTCCCTTGGAAAAAGGTTCTTTAATCATCCAGTTTCTG GTTGCCTTCCCCGAGCATCACTGGCTTTCCAACGATCAGCTCCCTCTCTTAGAAGCTCTGCTGCCTCCCCGGGAGGAAGTGATGGTTTCCGAAGACATGGATCAAGTCGACCTGGTCGAATTCGACCCCAAAGAACGAACTTACCGAAACCACGGTGAAGCCTACGAAGAGGACGAGGAAGGCCCGAGGACGGGGGTCCAGTGCCAGACCTCGTGA